Proteins encoded by one window of Chondromyces crocatus:
- a CDS encoding ABC transporter ATP-binding protein: MSLAVHPGELWAVLGPNGAGKSTLVRVISGALRPTAGQLLLRGRPLETMNRRQLARRLAIVPQAAPPPARFSVREVVMMGRSPHQGAWMRASDEDQDATHRALDACGLVDLAERPVDQLSGGEQRRVAIARALAQGGEILVLDEPGAHLDIRHSIELYEVIRREVAERRLACVAVLHDLNAAAQYADRIALLKGGSLLARGTIEEVMTYQRLKDAFEAELYVGVNELDRTRYFLPVRPPPP; this comes from the coding sequence GTGTCACTCGCAGTGCACCCCGGGGAACTCTGGGCCGTACTCGGTCCCAACGGGGCGGGCAAATCTACGCTGGTACGCGTCATTTCTGGCGCGCTGCGACCTACCGCCGGACAACTACTACTTCGGGGACGCCCCTTGGAGACGATGAATCGACGCCAGCTCGCCCGACGGCTGGCGATCGTCCCCCAGGCGGCCCCCCCACCTGCCCGGTTCTCGGTCCGGGAGGTGGTCATGATGGGGCGCTCCCCGCATCAGGGCGCCTGGATGCGGGCGTCCGACGAAGACCAGGACGCGACGCACCGCGCCCTCGACGCCTGCGGCCTCGTCGACCTCGCGGAGCGCCCCGTCGATCAGCTTTCGGGTGGCGAGCAGCGGCGGGTCGCCATCGCGCGGGCGCTCGCTCAGGGAGGCGAGATCCTGGTGCTGGACGAGCCGGGGGCGCACCTCGACATCCGCCACTCCATCGAGCTTTACGAAGTCATCCGGCGCGAGGTGGCCGAGCGGCGCCTGGCTTGTGTGGCCGTCCTCCACGATCTGAACGCCGCGGCCCAGTATGCCGACCGGATCGCGCTGCTCAAGGGAGGCAGCTTGCTCGCTCGCGGGACCATCGAAGAGGTGATGACGTACCAGCGCCTCAAAGACGCCTTCGAGGCCGAGCTGTACGTCGGCGTGAACGAGCTCGACCGGACGCGGTACTTCCTCCCCGTCCGCCCTCCTCCTCCTTGA